The stretch of DNA CACTTTCTGGTACAGCGCGGGTGAGCAGGCCTCACCGCCGACGATCAAGGCATGCTCGGGCAGCACATCTGCCGCGTTGGCCGCCTGCAGCAGGCCATTGAGGTGGCTGGGGACGATCTTCAACACGCCAATGCGCTGCTCGCCCATGTAGGTAGCGAAGGCATCGGGATCAAAGCCCAGCGCCTCCGGCAGCACATGCAGGGTGCGCCCGGAGCACAGGGCGCCGAACAGCACCGTATGGCCAAGGTCGGCAGCAATGGTGGAAACCAGCGCCATGCTCACATCTGCGGCCAGGTCCAGACGTTGCAGCAGGCCATCGACATAGCTGGCCAACGCGCCATGGCTGACCACCACCCCCTTCGGTTGGCCGGTGGAGCCGGAGGTGTGGATCACATAAGCCGGTGCAGTTGCCAGTATCGCGGCGTGTGGCGCATTACCCGGCAACGAAGCCCAGCACTGCGGAGTGTAAGGTTGTACCTGGCAGCCTGAGGATGCCAAGGCCTCTTGGCGAGCCTCGGCAGAATCGCAAAGCAGCACCGACGCGCCGCTGCGCTCCAGCATGCCTTGCAGGCGTTCGGTCGGCGCCTTGATGTCCAGCGGCATGTAGACGCCGCCCGCCTTGAGAATGCCCAACAGGCACACCAGCCAGTCCAGCGAGCGCTCCATCAGCACCGCAACCGGCGCACCAGCGGCGACGCCCAGGTCGCGCAGGTGATGGGCCAGGCGATTGGCCTGGCTATCCAGTTCGGCATGGCCAAGCCCCTGCCCTGCACAGACCGCCGCAATGCCATCGGGCTGACGGCGCACCTGCTGCTCCCAGCGCTGCAGGACCAGGGCCGGTTGCGCACGCTGACTGGCCACCTCTGGGGCAGGCGCCTTGACCAGGGTATGCAGCGGCGCATCTGGTGCGGCCAGCAACGTCTCGAACAGCTCACGCAAGGCGCCGATGAAGCCTTCGATGGTGGTGCGCTGGTAGAGATCGCTGGCGTAAGTCATCTCGCCGTGCACAAGGCTGCCATCGTCGGTGACGTCCAGGGCGAGGTCGAAGTGGGTGCCTTCCTTGCGCAGCGGATATTCGCTGACTGCCAGCCCCGGCAGTTGCAGTGCGGTCTGCTTCTGCACGCCGACGTTCTGGTTGAACTTGGCCTGGAACAGCGGGTTGTGGCCAAGGCTGCGCTCCGGTGCGAGCACTTCCACCAATTGCTCGAACGGCAGCTCCTGATTGGCCTGGGCGGCGAAGGTTGCCTCGCGTACCTGCACCAGCAGTTCACCCAGCGACAGGCGCTCGTCGACCACGCAGCGCAGCACCTGGGTGTTGACGAAGAAACCGATCAGGCCTTCCACCTCTTCGCGCCCGCGGTTGGCGTTGGGCACACCGATGCGGATGTCACGCTGCCCGGAATGGCGCGAGAGGAACAGCGCGTAGCCGGTCAGCATCAGCATGAACAGGGTCACGCCCTGGGCCCGGGCAGTCTCGCGCAGGCGCTGCGACAGCGGCCCGCCGAAGTCGAACTTCAGGGTCTCGCCCTGGAGGCTCTGCACGGGCGGGCGCGGGAAGTCCGCAGCCACGTCGAGCAGGTGGTGTTCTTCACCCAACTGCTCGCGCCAGTGCTGCAACTGGCGCTCGCCCTCACCAGCCTCCAGCCAGCGGCGCTGCCACACGGCGTAGTCGGCATACTGCAGCGGCAGCGCCGGCAGGCTTTGGGGGCCAGCCTGGTAGCACTGGACGAACTCGCGGACCATCACGTCCATCGACCAGCCATCGGAAACGATGTGGTGCATGCACACCACCAGCACGTGTTCATCCTGGCCCAGGCGGAACAGGCTGGCGCGCAGCAGCGGGCCATTGAGCAGGTCGAACGGGCGAGCGACTTCGTCCTCTACCAGGCGCGCCAGCTCGACCTCGTCATCCGTGCCGAGGTCGATACGCTGCAGGGCCATAGGCGCCGCAGCCAGCACCCGTTGCAGCGGCTGTTCGCCGTCGACCTGGAACACCGTGCGCAGCGCTTCGTGGCGCTCGATCAGGGCGTCGAAGGCGCCCTGCAAACGGCTTGCGTCCAACGCGCCGCGCAGGCGCAGGCCGGCGGCCATGTTGTAGGCGGCGCTCTGCGGGTCGAGCTGCCAGAGGAACAGCAGCCGCTGCTGGGCGTAGGACAGCGGAATCGCCTCAAGGCCATGGCGGCTGACCGGGATCGGCAGCAGGCCGAAATCCTTGCCATCCTGGCGCAGCTTGGCGAGGAACTGACGGCGTTGTTCGAGCGGCAACCCGATGAACTTCTCGGCGATACGCAGCGTAGTGTTGCGGGTCATGCTCAAACCTCCTCCAGTGAATTCATGAACGCTTCCATGTCGGCCCAGTCCTCGTCAGCGGTGCCGCCGAGGGCCTGCAGCTCTTCAGCCAGGGCGGCCAGGTGCGGGCGCTCGAACAGGCTGCGCATGGGCAGCGCAACACTCAGTTCGGACTTGATCCGGGCGATGACCTGGGCCGCCAGCAGCGAGTGCCCGCCAAGGTCGAAGAAGCTGTCGTCGAGACCGACGCGGGGCACCTGCAGGACTTCCATCCAGATCGCCGCAAGCTGTTGCTCCTGCTCGCTGACCGGCGCGCGGAAGCTGGCCTGCAACTGGCTCGGGTCGGGCGCGGGCAAGGCCTTGCGGTCAAGCTTGCCGCTGGGGGTCAGTGGCAGGTTGTTCAGCAGCACCAGGTGCGAAGGGACCATGTAGTCCGGCAGCGTCGCGCGCAGGCCCTCGCGGATCGCCTGGCGCTGCGCTTCGTCACTGGCGCCATCGGCCTGGGTGACCACATAGGCCACCAGCTGCCGCCCGCCGGCCATGTCCAGGGCCAGCACCGCCGCCTCGCGCACACCTGGGCATTGCTGCAGGCGCATCTCGATTTCGCCAAGCTCGATACGGAAGCCGCGCACCTTCACCTGATGGTCGACTCGGCCGATGTATTCAATGGCACCGCTGGCATCGAAGCGGGCTCGGTCGCCGGTTCGGTACAGGCGCTCACCGGGCACCTCCGGGTCGGGCAGGAAGCGTTCGGCGCTGAGCGCGGGCTGGCCGTGATAACCGCGTGCCAGGCCGGGCCCACCGATGTACAGCTCGCCGATGGCACCCGCTGGCACAGGCTGCATCTCGCCGTCGAGAATGCACAGGCGCCGGCCGGCCAGGCCCTGGCCAATGGGGATGCCGCGCCAGGACACATCCTGCGATGCCAGCGCCGTGCAGTCATGGATGCTTGACACTACCGTGGCCTCGGTCGGGCCATAGGTGTTGAGCAAGCGCACCCCGCCAAGGCCGGCACGGCGCCACAGGTCGAGGCCATCGACTGCCATGGCTTCGCCGCCGACATGCACCTGGCGCAGTCCGGCAAACGACTGTGGAGTAGCGCGGGCGTAGTCCTGCACCAGCATGTGCCAGTAGGCCGCCGGCAGGTCGGCGACAGTGATGCCGTGCTGCTGCAGTGCCTGCAGGAAGCTGGCGCTGTCCCACAGGCGGCTGTCGCGCAGCACCACGCGGGCACCGACGCACAGCGGAGGGTAGAACTGCTCGACAAAGCCGTCGAAGCTGCAGGTGGCGAACTGCAGCACACGATCTTCCGCGGCCAGGCGCGAATAGTCAGTTGCCAGTTCGCAGAACTCGGCCAACGCGCCATGGCTGATGGCGACGCCTTTGGGGCGGCCGGTAGAGCCGGAGGTGTAGATCACATAGGCCAGGTTGCCTGGCTGCAGCGATACCGGTGGGGCATGCTCAGGTTGCTCGGCAAGCTCACCCTGCGCCTGATCCAGGCACACGACCTCGATGCCGTCAGCCTCTGGCAGCTGGCCGAGCAAGTTCGATTGCGTCAGCAGCAAACGCAGGCCGCTGTCGGCGAACACCTGGGCAATACGCTCGCCGGGTGCTTGCGGGTCCAGCGGCACATAAGCGCCGCCGGCCTTCAGTACCGCCAGCAGGGCAACCCCCATGTCCAGCGAACGCTCCAGCGCTACACCGACCAGGGTCTCTGGGCCGACACCCGACTGCATCAGGCGTTGGGCCAGGCGGTTGCTGCGGCGCTCCAGCTCGGCGTAGCTCAGGCTGGCGCCCTGCCCTTCGCCGGCCAGCACCAGGGCAACCGCCTCGGGCGTGCGCGCTGCCTGTGCCTGGAAGCGCTGATGGGCCAATGCCGATGCGTGCGGTGCGGGTGCACGCAGTGCCCAATGCTGCAATTGGCGAGACTCTGCAACATCGAGCATTTGCAGCTCGCCGATTCGGCATTGCGGGTCAGCGAGCACGCTGTGCAGCAGGTTGCGCCAATGGCCGGCCATGCGCTCGACGGTGGCGGCATCGAACAGGTCGGTGGCGTAGGTGAAGGCGGCCAGCAAACGTTCGCCTTCCTCGCGGGTTTCCAGCATCAGGTCACTGGCGGCGGCATGGCTGCGGGCACCGGCCACGCTCTGTTCGGCGTCAAGATGCGCCAGTTGCAGGCCGCAGCCCAGGCGCATGCCCTGGATGTCGGTGACCAGCGGCTGATGGTTGTACATGACCTGGAACAACGCGTTGTGGCTCTGACTGCGGCTGGGCTGCAGCGCCTCCAGCAGCGCATCGAACGGCAGCTCCTGGTGGGCTTGCGCGCCCAGGGCGGTCTGACGCAGGGCCTGCAACAGCTGCGCGAAGGTCTGGCGGCCGTCGAGCTGGCTGCGCAGTACCTGG from Pseudomonas putida encodes:
- a CDS encoding non-ribosomal peptide synthetase, whose protein sequence is MSTLDQSLKLARRFIELPLEKRRVFFAALRDEQVDFTSYPIPDCSGVAGRDQLSYAQQRMWFLWQLEPGSAAYNLPGAVRLLGSLNHQALDLAFADLVQRHECLRTTFEEVDGQAVQCVGDGAQVQVRHVDLTALGADQRLQRTREEVAREAGQPFDLQQGPLLRVALLQLAADEHVLLLTMHHIIADGWSMNILIEEFMRCLDARSAGGQAQLPALAVHYRDYALWQRSWMEAGEQARQLDYWRAQLGEEHEPLELPTDRPRPAQPSHAGARLEFAIDAELRNGLKALAQRQGVTLFVVLLAAFKTLLYRYSGQGDIRVGGLIANRNRGEVERLIGFFVNTQVLRSQLDGRQTFAQLLQALRQTALGAQAHQELPFDALLEALQPSRSQSHNALFQVMYNHQPLVTDIQGMRLGCGLQLAHLDAEQSVAGARSHAAASDLMLETREEGERLLAAFTYATDLFDAATVERMAGHWRNLLHSVLADPQCRIGELQMLDVAESRQLQHWALRAPAPHASALAHQRFQAQAARTPEAVALVLAGEGQGASLSYAELERRSNRLAQRLMQSGVGPETLVGVALERSLDMGVALLAVLKAGGAYVPLDPQAPGERIAQVFADSGLRLLLTQSNLLGQLPEADGIEVVCLDQAQGELAEQPEHAPPVSLQPGNLAYVIYTSGSTGRPKGVAISHGALAEFCELATDYSRLAAEDRVLQFATCSFDGFVEQFYPPLCVGARVVLRDSRLWDSASFLQALQQHGITVADLPAAYWHMLVQDYARATPQSFAGLRQVHVGGEAMAVDGLDLWRRAGLGGVRLLNTYGPTEATVVSSIHDCTALASQDVSWRGIPIGQGLAGRRLCILDGEMQPVPAGAIGELYIGGPGLARGYHGQPALSAERFLPDPEVPGERLYRTGDRARFDASGAIEYIGRVDHQVKVRGFRIELGEIEMRLQQCPGVREAAVLALDMAGGRQLVAYVVTQADGASDEAQRQAIREGLRATLPDYMVPSHLVLLNNLPLTPSGKLDRKALPAPDPSQLQASFRAPVSEQEQQLAAIWMEVLQVPRVGLDDSFFDLGGHSLLAAQVIARIKSELSVALPMRSLFERPHLAALAEELQALGGTADEDWADMEAFMNSLEEV